One window of Mediterraneibacter gnavus ATCC 29149 genomic DNA carries:
- a CDS encoding GntR family transcriptional regulator: MLIRLDMASATPIYVQLRNQIVMGIGTGALKVGEKLPTVRQMAADAGVNTMTVNKTYQLLKAEGFIEIDRRRGAVVNPVEDTAGVFREKLEGELALLGAEAKIKGMNEQEFLQLCETIFENLSGQTGSLQFG; this comes from the coding sequence ATGTTGATTCGATTGGATATGGCAAGTGCTACTCCGATTTATGTGCAGCTGCGCAATCAGATTGTGATGGGAATCGGCACGGGTGCATTGAAGGTCGGGGAAAAGCTTCCGACTGTTCGGCAGATGGCGGCAGATGCGGGAGTCAACACCATGACGGTAAATAAAACCTATCAGCTGTTGAAGGCGGAAGGGTTTATTGAGATTGACAGAAGAAGAGGTGCAGTTGTGAATCCGGTGGAGGATACGGCGGGAGTTTTCCGGGAAAAACTGGAAGGAGAGCTTGCACTTCTGGGTGCAGAGGCAAAAATAAAGGGAATGAACGAGCAGGAGTTTCTGCAGCTGTGTGAGACAATTTTTGAGAATTTATCCGGGCAGACCGGAAGTCTCCAGTTTGGATAA
- a CDS encoding hemolysin family protein, whose translation MDADPAGNKIIFDLCILLFFTLMNAFFAGAEMAVVSVNHNRIRSLAAEGNKKAVVIQGLFEDSTKFLSTIQVAITFAGFYSSASAASSISPVLSAWMEQRGIPYSTAIASNGVTLVLMFFNLVFGELVPKRIALQKAEQFCMITVMPIHYISKILSPFIKLLSISTKGVLKLLRMKTEDQEEIVTEEEIKAMLKMGAESGTVEDSEREMINSVFSFGDKSARELMVPRREVFAVDIEDPDEEILDAVLESRHSRIPVYEETVDNIIGILHAKDVMIEMRKKTTGEIEIRGLLRDVFFVPDTKDADDLFRELQASRRHMAVLVDEYGGFSGIITVEDLVEAIMGDIHEEDEVEEPEIQQLSDEEYLVDGGILLEDLNEELPLSLFSENYDTLSGYMIENLGYIPKENEQASVLAGEWQLRVEQVKDNRIARVHVSRCMGHVSEK comes from the coding sequence ATGGACGCAGACCCTGCAGGGAACAAGATTATTTTTGACTTATGTATCTTATTATTTTTCACATTGATGAATGCTTTTTTCGCCGGAGCAGAGATGGCAGTTGTTTCCGTGAATCACAACCGGATCCGCAGTCTTGCCGCAGAGGGCAATAAAAAAGCAGTCGTTATCCAAGGTCTTTTCGAAGATTCCACGAAGTTTCTTTCAACGATTCAGGTAGCAATTACATTTGCCGGATTCTATTCCAGTGCTTCAGCGGCGTCGAGCATTTCACCGGTATTGAGTGCATGGATGGAACAAAGAGGAATTCCATATAGTACAGCGATTGCGTCAAATGGAGTGACGCTTGTTTTGATGTTTTTTAATCTGGTATTCGGAGAACTTGTGCCAAAGAGGATCGCGCTGCAGAAGGCAGAACAGTTCTGTATGATCACAGTGATGCCGATCCATTATATTTCTAAGATTTTGTCTCCGTTTATCAAACTGCTTTCTATCTCGACAAAGGGAGTGTTAAAATTGCTCCGCATGAAGACGGAAGATCAGGAAGAGATCGTTACAGAGGAAGAAATCAAAGCAATGCTGAAGATGGGAGCAGAATCCGGTACGGTCGAAGACAGCGAACGGGAAATGATCAACTCGGTATTTTCTTTCGGCGATAAGAGCGCAAGAGAGCTGATGGTGCCGAGAAGAGAAGTGTTTGCTGTGGATATTGAGGATCCGGATGAGGAGATTCTGGATGCAGTTCTGGAATCCAGACATTCGAGAATTCCGGTTTATGAAGAAACTGTGGACAATATTATCGGAATTCTTCATGCCAAAGATGTGATGATCGAAATGCGGAAAAAAACGACCGGAGAAATTGAGATCCGCGGGCTATTGAGAGATGTGTTTTTTGTGCCGGATACAAAAGATGCCGATGATCTGTTTCGGGAACTTCAGGCATCCAGAAGGCATATGGCGGTGTTGGTGGATGAGTATGGTGGATTCTCCGGAATCATTACAGTAGAGGATCTGGTGGAGGCAATCATGGGAGATATTCACGAAGAAGATGAAGTCGAAGAACCGGAAATCCAGCAGCTTTCGGATGAAGAGTACCTGGTAGACGGAGGTATCCTGCTGGAAGATTTGAACGAGGAATTGCCGTTGTCTCTGTTCTCGGAAAACTATGACACACTGTCGGGCTACATGATTGAAAATCTGGGATATATTCCAAAAGAAAATGAGCAGGCCTCTGTTTTGGCAGGTGAGTGGCAGCTGCGTGTAGAACAGGTGAAAGATAACCGCATTGCGAGGGTACATGTTTCCAGGTGCATGGGGCATGTATCAGAAAAGTAA
- a CDS encoding IMP cyclohydrolase gives MKMLSIEQELKSNSYPGRGIILGKSEDGTKAVAAYFIMGRSENSRNRVFVEEGQGIRTQAFDPSKLTDPSLIIYAPVRVLGNKTIVTNGDQTDTIYEGMDKQMTFEQSLRSREFEPDGPNYTPRISGIMHLENGTYNYAMSILKSNNGNPDACNRYTFAYENPVAGEGHFIHTYMHDGNPLPSFEGEPKLISVPNRIEEFTDLLWNSLNEENKVSLFVRYIDIATGDIETKIVNKNQ, from the coding sequence ATGAAAATGTTATCAATCGAGCAGGAATTGAAAAGTAATTCTTATCCGGGAAGAGGAATCATCCTTGGAAAAAGCGAAGATGGAACAAAAGCGGTTGCCGCTTATTTTATCATGGGAAGAAGCGAAAACAGCCGCAATCGTGTTTTTGTAGAAGAAGGACAGGGAATCCGCACACAGGCATTTGATCCTTCCAAGCTGACAGATCCGAGCCTGATCATTTATGCACCGGTTCGTGTACTGGGCAATAAGACGATCGTGACAAACGGAGATCAGACAGATACAATCTACGAGGGCATGGACAAGCAGATGACATTTGAACAGTCTCTCAGAAGCAGAGAGTTTGAGCCGGATGGTCCGAACTATACACCTCGTATTTCCGGAATTATGCATCTTGAGAATGGAACATACAACTATGCAATGTCCATCTTAAAGAGCAATAACGGAAATCCGGATGCCTGCAACCGTTACACATTTGCATACGAGAACCCGGTTGCCGGAGAAGGACACTTTATTCATACATATATGCATGACGGCAATCCGCTTCCGAGTTTTGAAGGAGAGCCAAAACTGATTTCTGTACCGAACAGAATCGAAGAATTTACAGATCTTCTGTGGAACAGTCTGAATGAAGAGAACAAGGTTTCTCTGTTCGTTCGCTATATCGATATTGCAACTGGGGATATCGAGACAAAGATTGTGAATAAAAATCAATAA
- a CDS encoding phosphoribosylaminoimidazolecarboxamide formyltransferase, whose protein sequence is MKELELKYGCNPNQKPAKIAVNDGRDLPIEVLCGRPGYINFMDAFNGWQLVSELKKATGLPAATSFKHVSPAGAAVGLPLSDTLAKIYWVDDLGELSPLACAYARARGADRMSSFGDFIALSDVCDVSTAKLIKREVSDGVIAPGYEPEALEILKEKKKGNYNVIQIDPNYVPAPIEHKDVFGIQFEQGRNELVIDDALFANVVTENKEIPEAAKRDLAISMITLKYTQSNSVCYVKDGQAIGIGAGQQSRIHCTRLAGTKADNWFLRQSPQVLGLQFVDGIKRADRDNAIDLYIGEDYMDVLADGAWENIFKVKPEVFTREEKRAWLDQMTDVALGSDAFFPFGDNIERAHRSGVKYIAQPGGSVRDDNVIETCNKYKMAMAFTGIRLFHH, encoded by the coding sequence ATGAAAGAATTAGAATTAAAATATGGATGTAACCCGAACCAGAAACCGGCAAAGATCGCAGTCAATGATGGAAGAGACCTTCCAATCGAGGTTCTCTGCGGAAGACCGGGATATATCAACTTCATGGACGCATTTAACGGATGGCAGCTGGTATCCGAGCTGAAAAAAGCAACCGGACTTCCGGCGGCGACTTCTTTCAAGCACGTATCCCCGGCAGGGGCAGCAGTGGGACTCCCTCTGAGCGATACACTTGCAAAAATCTACTGGGTGGATGATCTCGGAGAGCTTTCTCCGCTTGCATGTGCTTATGCAAGAGCAAGAGGTGCAGACAGAATGTCTTCCTTTGGAGATTTTATTGCACTCTCTGATGTGTGTGATGTATCGACTGCAAAGCTGATTAAAAGAGAAGTATCTGACGGTGTGATCGCACCGGGATATGAGCCGGAGGCACTGGAAATCCTCAAAGAGAAGAAAAAGGGAAATTATAATGTGATCCAGATCGATCCAAACTATGTTCCGGCACCGATCGAACACAAAGATGTATTTGGTATCCAGTTTGAGCAGGGAAGAAATGAGCTGGTGATCGACGATGCATTATTTGCAAATGTTGTGACAGAGAATAAAGAGATTCCGGAAGCAGCAAAAAGAGATCTGGCGATTTCTATGATCACACTGAAGTATACACAGTCTAACTCTGTATGCTATGTAAAAGACGGACAGGCGATCGGAATCGGAGCAGGACAGCAGTCCAGAATCCACTGTACACGACTGGCAGGAACAAAAGCGGACAACTGGTTCCTGCGTCAGAGCCCGCAGGTATTAGGGCTGCAGTTTGTAGACGGAATCAAACGTGCGGACAGAGACAACGCAATCGATCTGTATATCGGAGAAGATTACATGGATGTTCTGGCAGATGGAGCATGGGAGAATATCTTCAAAGTAAAACCGGAAGTATTCACAAGAGAAGAAAAGAGAGCATGGCTGGATCAGATGACAGACGTGGCACTTGGTTCAGATGCATTCTTCCCATTTGGGGATAACATTGAACGTGCACACAGAAGCGGTGTTAAATATATCGCACAGCCGGGCGGTTCTGTAAGAGATGACAATGTGATCGAAACATGTAATAAATACAAAATGGCAATGGCATTTACAGGAATTCGTTTATTCCATCACTAA
- the tsaE gene encoding tRNA (adenosine(37)-N6)-threonylcarbamoyltransferase complex ATPase subunit type 1 TsaE: MIIETRSAQETFQLGKELGEKAYPGQVFTLTGDLGVGKTVFTQGFAAGLGITEPVNSPTFTIVQVYEEGRLPFYHFDVYRIGDVEEMDEVGFEDYVMGEGVSLIEWANLIEEILPQKRTEITIEKNLEEGFDYRKITVEETV, translated from the coding sequence ATGATAATAGAAACAAGAAGCGCACAGGAGACATTTCAGCTTGGAAAAGAACTGGGCGAGAAGGCATATCCGGGGCAGGTGTTTACGCTGACCGGAGATCTTGGTGTTGGGAAAACTGTGTTTACGCAGGGCTTTGCGGCCGGTCTTGGAATTACAGAGCCGGTTAATAGTCCGACATTTACGATCGTACAGGTGTATGAGGAAGGCAGACTGCCGTTTTATCATTTTGACGTATATCGCATTGGAGATGTGGAAGAAATGGATGAAGTGGGATTCGAAGATTATGTGATGGGGGAAGGTGTTTCCCTGATCGAATGGGCAAACTTAATTGAGGAGATACTTCCCCAAAAACGGACGGAGATCACGATCGAGAAGAATCTGGAAGAAGGGTTTGATTATCGAAAAATTACTGTGGAGGAAACAGTTTAG
- the tsaB gene encoding tRNA (adenosine(37)-N6)-threonylcarbamoyltransferase complex dimerization subunit type 1 TsaB gives MRVLAIDSSGLTATVAVVEETQTVAEYTINYKKTHSQTLLPMIDEVVKMTELDLGTIDAIAVAGGPGSFTGLRIGSATAKGLGLALNKPLIHVPTVDGLAYNVFGCEDIICPIMDARRNQVYTGIYTFSKKAGEKEGRNLVEPVFQVIKMQMAVSIEELAERLNRYRRPVVFLGDGVPVYENVLAEKLTVPYSFAPAYMNRQRAAVVGTLAIQYYKSGKFETAEEHRPDYLRVSQAERERAQREKEAEIIVRELKVEDSAAVAEMEQQIFSDSWSEKSVLETVQQKQSVCFAAEKAGHLLGYLLAYHAADEAEIARIAVQKEARRQGAAGKLMQALEHYCEEHKMEKLLLDVRESNEAARSFYTKNGFVEDGIRQGFYVNPSEDAVLMSRQLGADV, from the coding sequence ATGCGGGTATTGGCAATTGACAGTTCAGGGCTGACTGCGACTGTTGCAGTCGTGGAAGAGACTCAGACTGTTGCAGAATATACGATCAATTATAAAAAGACACATTCACAGACATTGCTTCCTATGATCGATGAAGTAGTAAAGATGACAGAGCTGGATCTGGGTACGATCGATGCGATTGCAGTGGCAGGAGGACCGGGATCTTTCACCGGACTTCGGATTGGTTCTGCGACAGCGAAAGGGCTGGGACTTGCACTGAATAAACCATTGATCCATGTGCCGACTGTGGATGGACTTGCGTATAATGTGTTCGGGTGTGAGGATATTATCTGTCCGATCATGGATGCAAGACGTAATCAGGTATATACTGGAATTTATACATTTTCAAAAAAAGCAGGAGAAAAAGAAGGGAGGAATCTGGTAGAACCGGTTTTTCAGGTGATCAAGATGCAGATGGCGGTTTCTATTGAAGAACTGGCAGAACGGCTGAACCGCTATCGCCGTCCGGTCGTATTTTTGGGAGACGGAGTGCCGGTCTATGAAAATGTACTGGCAGAAAAACTGACTGTTCCGTATTCTTTTGCACCTGCGTATATGAACCGGCAGAGAGCTGCTGTTGTAGGAACTTTGGCAATCCAGTATTACAAATCAGGAAAATTTGAGACAGCAGAGGAGCATCGTCCGGATTATCTGCGTGTTTCTCAGGCAGAGCGGGAACGCGCTCAGCGTGAGAAAGAAGCAGAGATTATAGTACGAGAGTTGAAAGTGGAAGATTCTGCGGCAGTTGCGGAGATGGAGCAGCAGATTTTTTCGGATTCATGGAGTGAAAAAAGCGTGTTGGAGACTGTGCAGCAGAAGCAGTCTGTTTGCTTTGCGGCGGAAAAAGCAGGACATCTTTTGGGATATCTGCTTGCATATCATGCGGCGGACGAAGCGGAGATCGCAAGAATTGCGGTGCAGAAAGAAGCACGCAGACAAGGGGCTGCCGGTAAACTGATGCAGGCGCTTGAACACTATTGTGAAGAACACAAGATGGAAAAGCTTCTTCTGGATGTGAGGGAGAGTAATGAGGCGGCGCGCAGCTTCTATACGAAAAACGGATTCGTGGAGGATGGCATTCGACAGGGATTTTATGTTAACCCGTCTGAAGATGCGGTTTTGATGAGCAGACAGCTCGGTGCAGATGTCTGA
- a CDS encoding ribonuclease Z, producing the protein MLDVCLLGSGGMMPLPYRWLTSLMTRFNGSSLLIDCGEGTQIAIKEKGWSFKPIDVICFTHYHGDHISGLPGLLLTMGNADRKEPLTLIGPKGLERVVSALRVIAPELPFPIIYKEIEGAEQTFELNGYRLKAFRVNHNVLCYGYTMEIDRAGKFDVERAKEQEIPQKYWKHLQKGETIETENGILTPDMVLGPPRKGLKLTYTTDTRPTNSIRENAKDSDLFICEGMYGEKEKAAKAVEYKHMTFYEAAHLAKDAQVKEMWLTHYSPSLTRPEEYMDEVRRIFPEAKAGKDRMSRELAFE; encoded by the coding sequence ATGTTAGATGTATGTTTGCTTGGAAGCGGCGGAATGATGCCGCTTCCTTATCGCTGGCTGACGTCGCTGATGACACGGTTCAACGGCAGCAGCCTGCTGATCGACTGCGGGGAAGGAACGCAGATTGCGATTAAAGAAAAAGGGTGGAGCTTTAAGCCGATTGATGTGATCTGTTTTACACATTATCACGGAGATCATATCAGTGGGCTTCCTGGACTTCTTCTCACCATGGGAAATGCAGATCGGAAAGAACCGCTGACTTTGATCGGACCAAAAGGGCTGGAGCGTGTGGTATCTGCTCTGCGGGTCATTGCTCCGGAACTGCCGTTTCCGATCATTTATAAAGAAATTGAAGGGGCAGAGCAGACTTTCGAATTAAACGGATATCGTCTGAAAGCATTTCGGGTGAACCATAACGTTCTCTGCTATGGTTATACAATGGAGATCGACCGTGCAGGAAAATTTGATGTGGAGCGTGCAAAAGAACAGGAAATTCCGCAGAAGTATTGGAAGCATCTTCAAAAAGGTGAAACGATCGAGACGGAAAATGGAATCCTGACTCCGGATATGGTGCTTGGACCGCCGAGAAAAGGGTTAAAACTTACGTATACAACAGATACGAGACCGACGAACTCTATCCGGGAAAATGCGAAGGATTCTGACTTGTTTATCTGCGAAGGGATGTATGGAGAAAAAGAAAAAGCAGCAAAAGCAGTAGAATACAAGCACATGACATTTTATGAAGCGGCGCATCTGGCAAAGGACGCACAGGTGAAAGAGATGTGGCTGACACATTACAGTCCGTCCCTGACAAGACCGGAAGAGTATATGGATGAAGTGCGCCGGATCTTCCCGGAAGCCAAGGCAGGAAAAGACAGAATGTCCAGAGAACTGGCATTTGAGTAG
- the tsaD gene encoding tRNA (adenosine(37)-N6)-threonylcarbamoyltransferase complex transferase subunit TsaD, which translates to MKEIRDINILAIESSCDETAAAVIHNGREVRSNVISSQIELHKLYGGVVPEIASRKHIEKINQVIEEALKEANVTLDDIDAIGVTYGPGLVGALLVGVAEAKAIAYAKNLPLVGVHHIEGHISANYIENPDLEPPFLCLVVSGGHTHLVCVKEYGKYEILGRTRDDAAGEAYDKVARAIGLGYPGGPKIDRIAKEGNPDAIQFPKAHMDSEYDFSFSGLKSSVLNYINGCKMKGESYNPADIAASFQKAVVEVLVENSMHAVEKYGMNKFAIAGGVASNSALRQAMQEACEKRGVKFYHPSPIFCTDNAAMIGVAAYYEYLAGTRHGLDLNAVPNLKLGER; encoded by the coding sequence ATGAAAGAAATCAGAGATATCAATATATTAGCGATCGAGAGCTCCTGTGATGAAACAGCGGCAGCAGTGATCCACAACGGAAGAGAAGTGCGCTCCAATGTCATTTCTTCCCAGATTGAACTGCACAAACTGTACGGGGGCGTTGTGCCGGAGATCGCATCCAGAAAGCATATTGAAAAGATCAATCAGGTGATAGAGGAAGCTTTAAAAGAGGCAAACGTGACATTGGACGATATCGATGCAATCGGGGTAACTTACGGTCCGGGACTTGTGGGGGCTCTCCTTGTCGGTGTGGCGGAGGCAAAAGCGATTGCCTACGCAAAAAATCTTCCGTTGGTAGGGGTGCACCATATCGAGGGGCATATTTCCGCCAATTATATTGAAAATCCAGACCTGGAGCCGCCGTTTTTATGCCTTGTGGTATCCGGCGGACATACCCATCTGGTCTGTGTGAAAGAATATGGAAAATATGAAATACTGGGACGTACCCGTGATGATGCGGCGGGAGAAGCCTACGATAAAGTGGCGAGAGCAATCGGACTTGGTTATCCGGGCGGGCCTAAAATCGACCGGATCGCAAAAGAAGGAAATCCGGATGCCATTCAGTTCCCAAAGGCGCATATGGATTCAGAATATGATTTCAGCTTCAGCGGTCTGAAATCTTCAGTATTGAATTATATCAATGGATGCAAGATGAAAGGAGAGTCCTATAATCCGGCAGATATTGCGGCATCCTTCCAGAAAGCGGTTGTGGAAGTTTTGGTAGAAAACTCCATGCATGCAGTAGAAAAATATGGAATGAACAAGTTTGCGATTGCAGGCGGTGTGGCATCCAACAGCGCCCTTCGCCAGGCAATGCAGGAGGCTTGCGAAAAACGTGGTGTGAAATTTTATCACCCGTCACCGATTTTCTGTACAGATAATGCAGCTATGATCGGAGTGGCTGCATATTATGAATATCTGGCAGGAACAAGGCACGGGCTGGATCTAAACGCAGTTCCGAATCTGAAACTCGGAGAAAGATAA
- the ispD gene encoding 2-C-methyl-D-erythritol 4-phosphate cytidylyltransferase — MKEKEFVTAIVLAAGRGTRMGTKIQKQYLDLCGKPVLYYSLHAFQESPLIDEILLVTGEQEIEYCRKEIVEKYQLTKVRKILAGGAERYLSVWNGIQAAENKGCLFIHDGARPFVDEEMIERVYEQVQKEKACVVGMPVKDTIKIADEKEYVQTTPDRSTVWMIQTPQVFSYDIVKGAYEMLMREQQISVTDDAMVVEQMLNHPIRLVYGSYENIKITTPEDLEMAEVFLKRRKK, encoded by the coding sequence ATGAAAGAAAAAGAATTTGTAACAGCAATCGTTCTGGCAGCAGGCAGAGGAACGCGGATGGGGACCAAAATACAAAAACAGTATCTGGATCTGTGTGGAAAACCGGTCCTCTATTATTCCCTGCACGCATTTCAGGAATCTCCTCTTATTGACGAAATCCTGTTAGTGACAGGAGAACAGGAAATCGAATACTGCCGGAAAGAGATTGTAGAAAAATATCAGCTTACAAAAGTAAGAAAAATACTTGCCGGAGGGGCAGAGCGTTATCTTTCTGTCTGGAATGGAATCCAGGCAGCAGAAAATAAAGGCTGTCTCTTCATTCACGATGGTGCCAGGCCGTTTGTAGATGAGGAGATGATAGAGCGTGTGTATGAGCAGGTACAGAAAGAAAAAGCATGTGTAGTTGGTATGCCGGTCAAAGACACCATCAAAATCGCGGATGAAAAAGAGTACGTTCAGACAACACCGGACAGAAGCACAGTGTGGATGATACAGACCCCGCAGGTATTTTCTTACGATATCGTAAAAGGAGCTTACGAGATGCTGATGCGGGAACAACAGATTTCCGTGACAGACGATGCCATGGTCGTGGAACAGATGCTGAATCATCCCATCCGTCTGGTGTATGGTTCGTATGAAAATATCAAGATCACAACACCGGAAGATCTGGAGATGGCAGAAGTGTTTTTGAAAAGACGAAAAAAGTAA
- a CDS encoding RNA polymerase sigma factor: MIGNSAKVFADIELREVIYSALQQLKTEYQIILLKYYYQEKLIREIASEEGIQESTVKTKLKRGREKLKEILIKECVIDENEL, translated from the coding sequence GTGATTGGAAACAGTGCAAAAGTATTTGCGGATATAGAGTTACGAGAGGTAATATATTCTGCACTTCAACAGTTGAAAACAGAATATCAGATTATATTGTTGAAATATTATTATCAGGAAAAGTTGATTCGGGAAATTGCATCAGAAGAGGGAATCCAAGAGTCTACAGTAAAAACAAAATTAAAAAGAGGCAGGGAAAAGCTGAAGGAAATCTTGATAAAGGAGTGCGTCATTGATGAAAATGAATTATAG
- a CDS encoding TetR/AcrR family transcriptional regulator produces the protein MGKAETNKKRKKNALFQTAYELFTDKGFAKTTISDIVNKAGLAKGTFYLYFKDKYDLRDRLIAYQAGKLFEDAHKELDKKEINSFEEEVLFLTDYIIGRFEKQHSLMQFIAKNLSWGIFKNAFSSTEFPEAQGFYEHYLEALNKFNVKCEEPELLLFTIIELLGSTSYNCILYKQPVTMQEYLPHLHRILHQLLIAFTEEA, from the coding sequence ATGGGAAAGGCAGAAACCAATAAGAAACGAAAGAAGAATGCACTGTTTCAGACGGCGTATGAATTGTTTACGGATAAAGGTTTTGCAAAGACAACCATATCCGATATTGTAAATAAGGCAGGTCTTGCAAAAGGAACATTCTATTTATATTTCAAGGACAAGTACGATCTGCGGGACAGGCTGATTGCATATCAGGCAGGAAAGCTGTTTGAAGATGCACATAAAGAACTGGACAAGAAGGAAATCAACAGCTTTGAGGAAGAGGTTCTGTTTTTGACAGATTACATTATTGGAAGATTTGAAAAACAGCATTCGCTGATGCAATTTATTGCAAAGAACCTGTCCTGGGGCATTTTTAAAAACGCGTTTTCCAGCACAGAGTTTCCGGAGGCACAGGGATTTTACGAACATTATCTGGAGGCATTAAACAAATTTAATGTGAAATGTGAAGAGCCGGAGTTGTTGTTGTTTACGATTATAGAGCTGCTCGGTTCTACAAGTTATAACTGTATTCTTTATAAGCAGCCGGTCACGATGCAGGAATATCTGCCGCATCTGCACCGGATTTTACATCAGCTTTTAATTGCATTTACAGAAGAAGCATAA
- a CDS encoding RluA family pseudouridine synthase: MNRTITYLISDKDAGFTIEQNLRHRGYSAKNITHLKKTPESVLLNGIWVHMTHHLTSGDELVIRIVEEQSSERVPPVEHPIHIVYEDEDILVIDKQAGMPIHPSLNNYYNSLANALAWYFEQQKKPFIFRCVNRLDRDTSGLTIIAKHVVSAAILSSMNARREIHREYRAIVRGHLTPESGVITAPLGRKDSSIIERTVDFDHGEKAVTYYQFLEEKNGHSLVSLRLGTGRTHQIRIHMKYIGFPLVGDYLYNPDMEYITRQALHSYRLTFLHPITGQKMDFTAPLPDDMKKILN; this comes from the coding sequence ATGAACCGAACGATCACATATTTGATTTCCGACAAAGATGCCGGATTTACCATTGAGCAAAACTTAAGACACCGCGGATATTCCGCCAAAAACATTACCCATTTAAAAAAGACACCAGAAAGTGTCCTGTTAAATGGTATATGGGTTCACATGACACACCACCTGACATCCGGAGATGAACTGGTGATCCGGATTGTAGAAGAGCAATCTTCAGAACGGGTTCCTCCGGTAGAACATCCCATCCATATTGTCTATGAGGATGAAGATATTCTCGTCATCGACAAGCAGGCCGGGATGCCGATCCACCCCTCTTTGAACAACTACTACAATTCTCTGGCAAATGCACTCGCCTGGTATTTTGAGCAGCAGAAGAAACCCTTTATCTTCCGCTGTGTGAACCGGCTGGACCGTGATACTTCAGGACTGACCATCATTGCCAAACATGTAGTCAGCGCCGCGATCCTGTCCTCCATGAATGCAAGACGGGAAATTCACCGGGAGTACCGTGCCATCGTGCGCGGACATCTCACTCCGGAATCCGGTGTCATTACCGCTCCGCTTGGCAGAAAAGACAGTTCCATCATTGAGCGAACCGTAGATTTTGACCACGGAGAAAAAGCAGTCACCTACTATCAGTTTCTGGAAGAAAAAAACGGCCACAGCCTTGTCTCACTCCGGCTGGGAACCGGACGCACCCATCAGATCCGGATTCATATGAAATACATCGGTTTTCCTCTGGTCGGAGACTATCTGTACAACCCTGATATGGAATACATCACCCGACAGGCTCTGCACTCCTATCGTCTGACGTTTCTCCATCCCATCACCGGGCAGAAAATGGATTTTACTGCTCCTCTTCCCGATGATATGAAAAAGATCCTGAACTGA